In Arthrobacter sp. CJ23, the genomic window TTCCATTCCCGCTTCGGCGAGGTCGGCCTTGATGGCGGCGATCTCGGCCTCGCCCGGTTCCACCAGGGGAAGCCGGACCACGGAGCTGGACAGGATTCCCTGCCACTTGAGGATCTGCTTCACGGCCACCGCACCCTGCACGTGACCCATGGCCGCACGGATGAGCGGGTCCAGTTCAAAGTGCAGGCGGCGGGCCGTGGCGAAGTCGCCTGCGGCGGCGGCGTCCACCAGTTCGCGGAACTTGCGGGGGGCAACGTGGGCGGTCACGCTGATCAGCCCGACGGCGCCGGCGGCCATCAGCGGAAGGGTCAGTCCGTCGTCGCCCGAGTAGACGTCCAGGTCGGTGTTGGCCAGCACGCGCGTGGTGGCGGAGAAGTCGGCCTTGGCGTCCTTCAGCGCGACGATGCGCGGGTGGTCCGCCAGCCGGATGATGGTCTCGGTGGCGATCGCGACGCCGGCGCGGCCGGGGATGTCGTAGAGCATGACCGGCAGCTCGGTGGCGTTGGCGGCGGCCTCGAAGTGGGCCTGGATGCCTGCCTGGCTGGGCTTGTTGTAGTACGGGGTGACCAGCATGATCCCGTGGACGCCAAGTGCCGCGGCGCGCTGGGTCAGGCTGATGGTGTGCCGGGTGTCGTTGGTGCCGGTGCCGGCGATGACCTTGGCGCGGCCGCCCACGGCGTCCAGCACGGCCTGGAACATGCCCAGGTTTTCCTCGTCCGTCAGGGTGGAGGTTTCACCCGTGGTGCCGGTGACCAGGATGCCGTCGCAACCGCCGTCCACCATGGTGTTGGCCAGTTCCGCTGCCTGCTTATAGTCCACTGCCCCGTCGGCGGTGAAGGGGGTGACCATGGCGGGCACCAGGGTTCCGAACGGACGGGAGGCAGCGGAGGAGTCAGTCATGGACAAAACGTTACCGGCTCGGGGGCGGAAACTCTTAAACGGAGTCCGGCAGAACGGCCATCGCCGTTCTGCCGGAGCCCGTGTGTTCTGCCGGAGCCCGTGTGTTGCTTGGACGCCGGCTTGCCTAGACGTCGCGCTTCTTGAGCAGCACCATGGCCAGGACCACGGGCACCACTACCCAGGCGCCCAGCACCAGTCCGGCCTGCCAGACTTCCAGGGTGTCCTTGACGTGCTCGACGGCGGTCAGGGGCGTGATGGTGCTGGTGGGGAGGTACTTGTTGGCTTCCTTGAAGAAATCGCCGGGGATCAGCTGGAAGGCGATGGGCGCCACGAAGAACAGGCCAACCAGGCTCATGATGCCGCCTGCCGAGTTGCGGATCAGGGTGCCCAGCGCCATGCCGATGGCGGCCACGGCGGCCACGTAGAGGCTGTTGACGAGGAGCATCTTGACGGACTGCGAGCTGCTCAGGTCCAGCTTGAGGTTGTAGTTGTCCACGATGGGCAGCGACACGAGTCCGGCAATGTAGGTGGAGACGGCCGTCAGGGCGAAGGCGCTCACCATGACCACCACCAGCTTGGCGATGAAGGCCGGGAGCCGCTTGGGAACGGCGGCAAAGGTGGACCGGGCCATGCCGGTGGTGAACTCGGAGCTCATGAGCAGGACGCCCAGGGACCCGAGGATGAGCTGGGCGAAAGAGATGCCCGAGGTGGGAATGCCGACGGCGAGGTCCCCGCCCTGCGCGGCAATGGCTGCTGCGGCCTGGGGATCCGATGCGGCTTGCTCGGCGAACTGTCCGGTCCCCCAGGCCGACAGGGCGCCGAAGCCCACCATGACCACGGCGGTGGAAGCCAGGAGGATCAGCGTGGACATCAGAGTGCGGAACTTGATGAATTCCGAGTTCAGGACCCGGAAGAACGACGGTCCGGGTCCGACGGCGTTGCGGAAGGTCCGGCGGTCCAAAGTAGTGGTGCTCATGGCTAGTTCCCTCCGGCCTGTGCGGAAACCGGGGCTCCCGTGGTGATGTGCGAGTGGTATTCGACCTCGTCCTTGGTCAGTTCCATGTAGGCCTCCTCGAGGCTCGCCTGCAGGGGCGTCAGCTCGTAGACCATGACCTGGTTGTCCAGGGCGGCCCGGGCGATGCCGCGCGGGTCCAGGCCGGTGACTTCCAGCAGCTCGCGGTCCTGTGCCTCCACGGAGACGCCGTTGGCGGCCAGCAGCTGCATGAGCCGTTCGGGCTGGTCGGTGCGGACACGGGTGCGGGCCTGGCCCTTGCCGGTGATGATCTCCTTGATGGGGGCGTCGGCGATGATCTTGCCGCGGCCGATCACGATCAGGTGGTCCGCGGTCAGCGCCATCTCGCTCATGAGGTGGCTGGAGAGGAAGACCGTGCGGCCCTCGGAGGCGAGGTACTTGACGAGGTTGCGCACCCAGACGACGCCTTCGGGGTCCAGGCCGTTGACGGGTTCGTCCAGGATGATGGTCTGCGGATCGCCCAGCAGCGCGGCAGCGATGCCGAGGCGCTGCCCCATGCCGAGCGAGAAGCCCTTGACCTTCTTCTTCGCGACGTCGCCCAGTCCGGTCATCTCGATGACTTCGTGGATGCGCTTCTTGGGGATGCTGTGCGTGGCCGCCATCGCCAGCAGGTGGTTGTAGGCCGTGCGGCTGGTGTGGACCGCCTTGGCATCCAGCAGGGCGCCGATTTCACGCAGCGGCGCCAGGTGCTTGGCGAACGGCACACCGTTCACGGTGACCGTTCCCGCCGTCGGCGCGTCGAGGCCCATGATCATGCGCATGGTGGTGGACTTGCCGGCGCCGTTCGGGCCAAGGAAGCCCGTCACCCGTCCGGCCTGGACAGTGAAGCTGACGCCGCCGACGGCGGTTTTGTCGCCGTAGACCTTCGTCAGTCCTTTTGCCTCAATCATGGAAGCGTTCCCTCCTGGGAGCAGATGGCTGCAGTTGCGTGTGTTGACTGTAGTTACAACGCTAGCCACGTCCGGTGCGGAAATCGCCGGTCTCAGGGATGATTCAGGGGCCAGTCAGGGTAGTCCTCATGGATGACACTGACTCAGGGACGCGGCCCGTACACGCGCAGCTTCCCGCGCTGCACGGTGAACTCCGCGGTCCGGACACCCGGCAGCGGTTCGCCGTCCACGGCCAGGACCAGGGGCTTGCCGATTGCCTCGATGCTGAGCCGGGACGCCTCGCTCAGGTGCGTGACTTTGGTGGCCGCCACGGTGCCGGTGAGCACGGCCCAGAGGAGCCGGAGCCGGGCAAAGGGTTCGTCGGCGGTGACCATGCGGATGTCCAGCACGCCGTCGTCGAGCACTGGCCGGCTCAGCGGTGCCACGTCCCGCGGGTAGTAGCGGCCACGGCCCAGGTAGAGGATCCACAGCTTGTGCCGCACGCCGTCGATTTTCAGGGTGGTGGGCGAGGCCACGGCGAAGGTGCGCAGGCCCGCCACGAGGCCGGCGAGCGGTTTCCCCAGCGCCGGCTGGAGCCGTTCGCGGCGGCGGACCAGGTTGGGGTAGACGCCGAAGCTTGCCGTGTTGAGCATGGTGAGCTCGAGGGTTTCGTCGGCGCCCTCGATGCCCCGGCCCACGGAAACGTGCCCGAGATCCGAGGAGACGGCGGTCCCCGTCGAGGCAGCCGCCGCGGCCTCCGCCACCGTGGCCACACCGGCGTCGCGGGCGAAGTGGTTCAGCGTGCCGCCGGGCAGCACCAGCAGGGGCAGGGACTGTCCGACGGCGGCCGCGGCGGCGGTGCCCACCGTGCCGTCGCCGCCCCACACCCCCAGGGCTTTGGTCCCGGGCCGGGCGGCGGCCGCCTGGATCTGGGCGGCCACGTCCTCGCCCTCGCTGATTTCATGAATATGCGCCTTGGGGAATGCTTCCCGGAGCAGCGTGACGGTCTCCGGCGAGTAGGAGCCGCCCAGCGCGTTGACCGCGATGCTCAGCCCCTCGCCGTCGTCGAGGGCCGGCGCCTCGGCAGCCGTCCGGCCGGTGGGCGGGGCCGCTTGCCGCTCCGGCCACCACTTCCGCGTCAGCAAGGCCGCCCCGGCGCCGATGGTGCAGCCGAACACCACGTCCGAGGGCCAGTGCGCCCCCGTATGGACCCTGGAGTAAGCCACTCCTGCGGCGATCGGGGCCAGCACCGCCCCCAGTGCCGGGGACACCATCCCGGCACCCAGGGTGAAGGCCGCGGCGGAGGCCGAGTGCCCCGAGGGCAGTGAAGAGCTGGTGGGCTGCGGGTGCACGAAGCGGAACACCGGGAGATGCTCGGGCAGCGGCCGGGCCCGGGGGAGCAGCGTCTTGAAGAGCAGGTTGGTGGCGGCCGAGGCGACGCCGAGCGCCAGGAGACCGTGCAGGGCGGCCCGGCGCGGCTTGCCCGGAAGGGCGGCGAATCCGCCGGCGATGGCAAACCAGAGCTTGCCCTTGGTGGCCGCGGCGGAGAGGGCGCTGAAGAAGTCGTCGTGCTGGCCCTGGGGCTGCCGCGAGACGGCGCGGACGAGGAAGCGGTCGAATACTGCCACCCGGCCAGGACCCTTGCGCAGCATGCTTCGCATCCCCCCACCCTAGCGTGGCGCACCACTAGGATGTAGCCATGATCCGGGCCCTTCTCCCGCGCAGGTCCGCGGCCGGAACGGTGGTAGCCGTCAGCACGGCGCTGCTCACCGTGGCCGTGGTGCTGGGCGGGATGCTGCTGCTGGACGTGGCGCGGCCGGCCTTCCAGGACATGGACAATTCATGGCACGACTTCTCTGCCACGCTGCACACGCCCTTGTGGGATGCCGTGAACCCCGTCCTGAACTGGGCCGGCTACATGGGAATGCTCATTTTCCACGTGGTGCTGGCGTTTGCCCTGATCGTGGGCCGGCGGCCCATTTCCGCCGCCTTCAGCGCGACCGCAGGGTTCGCCGTGGTACTCGTGACGCAGCTGGCCAAATGGACCATCGGCCGGGAACGTCCGGCCGACAACCACGTCCTCACCGATACCGGTTCCTACCCCTCCGGCCACGTCTCCGCCACCACGGCGTTCCTGCTGGTGGTGACGCTGCTTCTGGGCCGCTGGTGGATGTGGATGCTTTCCCTTGCGGGAATCTTTGCCATGATGCTCAGCCGCACCTACCTGGCCGCCCACTGGTTCACGGATGTGGTGGGCGGCGCCTGCCTGTCAGCCGGGGTGGTGCTCCTGCTGTGGCTGGCATTCCAGGACGTATGCATTCAGGAGAATATGAATGCCGTGCAGACGGCTACTTGGTGGTCAAGGGCTTTGCAGCGCCGGCAAGCCAGAGGGCAAGCAGGATCGGAGCCCCGATAGCCAGCAGCGCCAAGTGGATGCCCGTGTGGTCCCCCAGGTAGCCGAGCAGCGGCGGGCCCGAAAGGAATGCCACGTAGCCGATCGTGGACACCACGGAAACGCGGGCGGCGGCGTGCTTGGGGTCATCGGCCGCGGCCGACATGCCCATGGGGAAGGCCAGTGCGGCGCCCACACCCCACAGGGCGGCACCGATGCCGGCCAGGACCAGGTTGCCCGCGAACACGAAGAGCGCCAGGCCCAGGGCCGCCGCGGCCATGCTGGCCCGCAGCACTGCGACGCGGCCGAACTTGTCGATGACCATGCCGCCCAGGAACCGCATCACGGTCATCGCGAGCACGAAGAGGGCGAAGAACAGGGCGCCCGTGGACTCGGAGGTTTCCAGCCCGTCAACGGCGGCCTTGGCGATCCAGTCGTTGCCGGCACCTTCCGTGAGGGTGGCGCCGAGCACCACGACGCCGATCAGCAGCGTGCGGGAGTCCCGCCAGGCCGAGGGGCCCTTGGCCGCTGCCGCCCCGCCGTCGGCGGTGTCATGGGACTCATGCGGCAGGAAGTAGCGTGGCGCCGTCAGTGCCAGCAACACTACAACGCCGGCGATCACCAGCAGGTGCTCGGGCAGGCCCACGCCCATGCCGGAGAGCCCGGCGCCGATCAGGGCGCCCACAAAGGCGCCCCCGCTGAAGGCTGCATGGAACTGCGGCATGATGGTGCGCCGGAGCCGGTGTTCGACGTCGGCGCCCTCGATGTTCTGCGCCACGTCCCACAGCCCGACTCCCACGCCGAAGAAGAACAGCGCCACGGCGGTGCCGGGCACGGACTCGGCCATGAGGGAGAAGGCGATGCCCGCACCGGCGGCCGCGGCCACCATCCCGCCGAGCCGGACGGTGTTGGCCGTTCCGATCCGCCCGATCACCCGTCCCGCGGACGGCAGCGCGAGCAAGGACCCGACGGCGGTGCACAGCAGCAGCGTGCCCATCTGGCCGGAGGTCAGGTGCAGCGTCTCGGTGACGGCCGGGATGCGCGCGGCCCAGCTGGCGAACACGAGTCCGTTCATGCCGAAGACCAGGAACGTGGCCACGGCCGCGGCCCGGACGTTGATGCTTTGGGTGAGGGTCATTGAGTGGCAACTTCCAACGTGGTGTGCTCGGTGTGGTTCAAGGGAGTGGTGATGCGGGCGACCGCCTCCACCGTGGTGGAGCGGTGGTGCGGTTCCGTGTCGAGTGCGGCATGGATGAACAGTCCTTCGATCAGCGCGTCCAGCATCCTGCACGTGACTGGATCGAAATGCAGCCCGAGGGCCCGCCTGCTCCGGGCCATCCAGTCGCGGGTGATCTGGCGGAACACCGGTTTCCTGGCGGCCAGCGTGTAGAGCTCGTGGGTCAGGACCAGGTCCCGCTGCGAGTCCAGCAGGTCAAGGTGGATCAAGTCCACCACGGCCCGCCGCGCGCCCTCGACATCCGCCGCTCCCGCGAGCTGCTCGTCAAAGCGGTCCGCGATCGAGTCGCCGAAGCGCCGGAAGGCTTCCGTAAGAAGCTCGTCCATGCCGGCGAAGTGATATGTCATGGATCCCAGCGGCACACCGGCCTGTTCGGCAATCCTGCGGTGCGAGGCTCCGGCGACACCCTGGGCTGCGATGACGTCCAGGGCGGCATCGATGATCCGGTCCCGGCGCTCCGGGTCGAAACGGCGTGTGGCCACGGCTGTCAGATCTCCCGGATGACGCGGGCCGGGTTGCCCACAGCGAGCGAGTTCGCCGGTATGTCCTTGGTGACCACGGACCCGGCGCCGATCACGGAATTGCTGCCGATGGTGACGCCGGGCAGGACGATGGCCCCGCCGCCGAGCCATACGTTGTCGCCGATGGTGATCGGTTCCGCGGCTTCCAGGCGGTC contains:
- a CDS encoding phosphatase PAP2 family protein, translating into MIRALLPRRSAAGTVVAVSTALLTVAVVLGGMLLLDVARPAFQDMDNSWHDFSATLHTPLWDAVNPVLNWAGYMGMLIFHVVLAFALIVGRRPISAAFSATAGFAVVLVTQLAKWTIGRERPADNHVLTDTGSYPSGHVSATTAFLLVVTLLLGRWWMWMLSLAGIFAMMLSRTYLAAHWFTDVVGGACLSAGVVLLLWLAFQDVCIQENMNAVQTATWWSRALQRRQARGQAGSEPR
- a CDS encoding bifunctional phosphatase PAP2/diacylglycerol kinase family protein codes for the protein MRSMLRKGPGRVAVFDRFLVRAVSRQPQGQHDDFFSALSAAATKGKLWFAIAGGFAALPGKPRRAALHGLLALGVASAATNLLFKTLLPRARPLPEHLPVFRFVHPQPTSSSLPSGHSASAAAFTLGAGMVSPALGAVLAPIAAGVAYSRVHTGAHWPSDVVFGCTIGAGAALLTRKWWPERQAAPPTGRTAAEAPALDDGEGLSIAVNALGGSYSPETVTLLREAFPKAHIHEISEGEDVAAQIQAAAARPGTKALGVWGGDGTVGTAAAAAVGQSLPLLVLPGGTLNHFARDAGVATVAEAAAAASTGTAVSSDLGHVSVGRGIEGADETLELTMLNTASFGVYPNLVRRRERLQPALGKPLAGLVAGLRTFAVASPTTLKIDGVRHKLWILYLGRGRYYPRDVAPLSRPVLDDGVLDIRMVTADEPFARLRLLWAVLTGTVAATKVTHLSEASRLSIEAIGKPLVLAVDGEPLPGVRTAEFTVQRGKLRVYGPRP
- a CDS encoding ABC transporter permease, which produces MSTTTLDRRTFRNAVGPGPSFFRVLNSEFIKFRTLMSTLILLASTAVVMVGFGALSAWGTGQFAEQAASDPQAAAAIAAQGGDLAVGIPTSGISFAQLILGSLGVLLMSSEFTTGMARSTFAAVPKRLPAFIAKLVVVMVSAFALTAVSTYIAGLVSLPIVDNYNLKLDLSSSQSVKMLLVNSLYVAAVAAIGMALGTLIRNSAGGIMSLVGLFFVAPIAFQLIPGDFFKEANKYLPTSTITPLTAVEHVKDTLEVWQAGLVLGAWVVVPVVLAMVLLKKRDV
- the dapA gene encoding 4-hydroxy-tetrahydrodipicolinate synthase, with the translated sequence MTDSSAASRPFGTLVPAMVTPFTADGAVDYKQAAELANTMVDGGCDGILVTGTTGETSTLTDEENLGMFQAVLDAVGGRAKVIAGTGTNDTRHTISLTQRAAALGVHGIMLVTPYYNKPSQAGIQAHFEAAANATELPVMLYDIPGRAGVAIATETIIRLADHPRIVALKDAKADFSATTRVLANTDLDVYSGDDGLTLPLMAAGAVGLISVTAHVAPRKFRELVDAAAAGDFATARRLHFELDPLIRAAMGHVQGAVAVKQILKWQGILSSSVVRLPLVEPGEAEIAAIKADLAEAGMEF
- a CDS encoding TetR/AcrR family transcriptional regulator is translated as MATRRFDPERRDRIIDAALDVIAAQGVAGASHRRIAEQAGVPLGSMTYHFAGMDELLTEAFRRFGDSIADRFDEQLAGAADVEGARRAVVDLIHLDLLDSQRDLVLTHELYTLAARKPVFRQITRDWMARSRRALGLHFDPVTCRMLDALIEGLFIHAALDTEPHHRSTTVEAVARITTPLNHTEHTTLEVATQ
- a CDS encoding MFS transporter, translating into MTLTQSINVRAAAVATFLVFGMNGLVFASWAARIPAVTETLHLTSGQMGTLLLCTAVGSLLALPSAGRVIGRIGTANTVRLGGMVAAAAGAGIAFSLMAESVPGTAVALFFFGVGVGLWDVAQNIEGADVEHRLRRTIMPQFHAAFSGGAFVGALIGAGLSGMGVGLPEHLLVIAGVVVLLALTAPRYFLPHESHDTADGGAAAAKGPSAWRDSRTLLIGVVVLGATLTEGAGNDWIAKAAVDGLETSESTGALFFALFVLAMTVMRFLGGMVIDKFGRVAVLRASMAAAALGLALFVFAGNLVLAGIGAALWGVGAALAFPMGMSAAADDPKHAAARVSVVSTIGYVAFLSGPPLLGYLGDHTGIHLALLAIGAPILLALWLAGAAKPLTTK
- a CDS encoding ABC transporter ATP-binding protein, giving the protein MIEAKGLTKVYGDKTAVGGVSFTVQAGRVTGFLGPNGAGKSTTMRMIMGLDAPTAGTVTVNGVPFAKHLAPLREIGALLDAKAVHTSRTAYNHLLAMAATHSIPKKRIHEVIEMTGLGDVAKKKVKGFSLGMGQRLGIAAALLGDPQTIILDEPVNGLDPEGVVWVRNLVKYLASEGRTVFLSSHLMSEMALTADHLIVIGRGKIIADAPIKEIITGKGQARTRVRTDQPERLMQLLAANGVSVEAQDRELLEVTGLDPRGIARAALDNQVMVYELTPLQASLEEAYMELTKDEVEYHSHITTGAPVSAQAGGN